One window from the genome of Paracoccus zhejiangensis encodes:
- a CDS encoding DUF2062 domain-containing protein, giving the protein MFKRRDPRSYGQIASDMIYPRGGWRRAGTYVWHRLRRLPDQPHRIARGVAAGIGVSFTPLFGFHFVSAGAVGWLIGGNVLAALLATFAINPVTVPFVAVLALTTGRFLLGQHGDLGPQMIFGEFARASEELWNNVLAPFGPRVAHWGHLADFFDQIFWPYMIGGVIWGTIFGALCHYLTVPIIRAYHKRRAKKMEERIARLKTIQAAQAEARPGSAVPPATAPDSSRDS; this is encoded by the coding sequence GTGTTCAAACGCAGAGATCCTCGCAGCTACGGGCAGATTGCCAGTGACATGATCTATCCGCGCGGCGGCTGGCGCCGGGCGGGCACCTATGTCTGGCACCGCCTGCGCCGCCTGCCCGACCAGCCCCATCGCATCGCCCGTGGCGTGGCGGCGGGGATCGGGGTCTCGTTCACGCCGCTGTTCGGTTTTCACTTCGTTTCGGCCGGCGCGGTCGGCTGGCTGATCGGCGGCAATGTGCTGGCGGCACTGCTGGCGACATTCGCCATCAACCCGGTCACCGTGCCCTTCGTCGCCGTCCTCGCCCTGACCACCGGCCGTTTCCTGCTGGGGCAGCATGGCGATCTGGGACCGCAGATGATCTTTGGCGAATTTGCCCGCGCCAGCGAGGAATTGTGGAACAACGTCCTCGCCCCCTTCGGGCCACGGGTGGCGCATTGGGGGCATCTGGCGGATTTCTTCGACCAGATCTTCTGGCCCTACATGATCGGCGGGGTGATCTGGGGCACGATCTTCGGCGCCCTCTGCCATTACCTGACCGTGCCGATCATCCGCGCCTACCACAAGCGCCGCGCCAAGAAGATGGAAGAGCGGATCGCCCGACTGAAGACCATTCAGGCGGCGCAGGCGGAAGCGCGGCCGGGGAGCGCGGTCCCCCCTGCGACAGCCCCGGACAGTTCCCGCGACAGTTAA
- a CDS encoding 2-hydroxyacid dehydrogenase — protein sequence MKVLFAAPEKLWSDWSDAIGNACPEADLQRAGDPASFDVIIYAPGGEIEDLSPYVNARLVQSLWAGVERIVTNPTLTQPLARMVDPGLTESMAEYCTGWAMRAHLGMDRYLQDGNWRNGVIPPLARDRRITVMGMGVLGGAVAQMLKGIGFRVAGYSPSGRGPDGIPVLADLAAALARAEILITLLPDTPGTRDLLNAETLARLPKGAWIINPGRGTLIDDAALIAALDIGHLGHAVLDVFRTEPLPPDHPFWSHPQITVTPHIAAETRPGTAATLVAENLRRAMAGQPILHLVDRQKGY from the coding sequence ATGAAAGTCCTGTTCGCCGCCCCGGAGAAACTGTGGTCGGACTGGTCGGATGCCATCGGCAATGCCTGTCCCGAGGCCGATCTGCAGCGCGCCGGCGATCCCGCCAGCTTTGACGTCATCATCTATGCCCCGGGCGGCGAGATCGAGGATCTGTCGCCCTATGTGAATGCCCGGCTGGTGCAAAGCCTCTGGGCCGGGGTCGAGCGGATCGTGACCAATCCGACGCTGACTCAGCCCTTGGCCCGCATGGTCGATCCCGGGCTGACCGAAAGCATGGCGGAATATTGCACGGGCTGGGCGATGCGCGCCCATCTGGGCATGGATCGCTATCTGCAGGACGGCAACTGGCGCAATGGCGTCATCCCGCCGCTGGCGCGCGACCGGCGGATCACCGTCATGGGCATGGGTGTTCTGGGCGGGGCGGTGGCGCAGATGCTGAAGGGGATCGGCTTTCGCGTCGCCGGTTACAGCCCCTCGGGCCGTGGCCCCGATGGCATCCCGGTCCTGGCCGATCTGGCGGCGGCGCTGGCCCGGGCCGAGATCCTGATCACCCTCTTGCCCGACACGCCCGGCACCCGCGACCTGCTGAATGCCGAGACCCTCGCGCGGCTGCCCAAGGGCGCATGGATCATCAATCCCGGTCGCGGCACGCTGATCGATGACGCGGCCCTGATCGCCGCGCTGGACATCGGTCACCTCGGCCATGCCGTGCTCGACGTGTTCCGCACCGAACCGCTGCCGCCCGACCACCCCTTCTGGTCGCACCCGCAGATCACCGTCACCCCGCATATCGCCGCCGAGACCCGCCCCGGCACCGCCGCCACGCTGGTCGCGGAGAACCTGCGCCGGGCGATGGCGGGCCAGCCGATCCTGCATCTCGTCGATCGCCAGAAGGGCTACTGA
- the rodA gene encoding rod shape-determining protein RodA, producing the protein MSYLDYKVAQTPTGIRKILYLNWPLVFLLTAVSSVGFLMLYSVAGGDIDRWARPQMERFAVGMVVMMALAFVPIWFWRGISVAAYVGCLLLLIAVDLFGAIGMGAQRWIDLGPIRVQPSELMKIAMVLVLAAYYDWLDISRVSRPLWVLLPVVLIMLPVGLVLAQPDLGTSVMLIAGGGIVMFAAGVSLWYFGAVIAMVVGLVTTVMKSRGTDWQLLHDYQFRRIDTFLDPTSDPLGAGYNIMQSQIALGSGGWSGRGFMQGTQSRLNFLPEKHTDFIFTVLAEEFGFIGAMSLLALYVLILGFCLHSALTNRDRFASLLTIGIAGTFFLYFAINMATVMGMLPAKGSPLPLVSYGGTAMIILLLGFGMVQSAHVHRPR; encoded by the coding sequence ATGTCCTATCTCGACTACAAGGTCGCCCAGACCCCGACCGGCATCCGAAAGATCCTTTACCTGAACTGGCCGCTGGTCTTCCTGCTGACCGCCGTCTCCTCGGTCGGTTTCCTGATGCTCTACTCGGTCGCCGGCGGCGATATCGACCGTTGGGCCCGCCCGCAGATGGAGCGGTTCGCCGTCGGCATGGTGGTGATGATGGCCCTGGCCTTCGTGCCGATCTGGTTCTGGCGCGGCATCTCGGTCGCGGCCTATGTCGGCTGCCTGCTGCTGCTGATCGCGGTCGACCTCTTCGGTGCCATCGGCATGGGTGCGCAGCGCTGGATCGACCTTGGCCCGATCCGGGTGCAGCCTTCGGAGCTGATGAAGATCGCCATGGTGCTGGTGCTGGCCGCCTATTACGACTGGCTGGATATCAGCCGGGTCTCGCGTCCGCTCTGGGTGCTTCTGCCGGTGGTGCTGATCATGCTGCCGGTGGGGCTGGTGCTGGCGCAACCCGACCTCGGCACCTCGGTCATGCTGATCGCCGGGGGAGGGATCGTGATGTTTGCCGCCGGGGTGTCGCTGTGGTATTTCGGCGCGGTCATCGCCATGGTCGTGGGACTGGTCACGACGGTGATGAAAAGCCGCGGCACCGACTGGCAATTGCTGCATGACTACCAGTTCCGGCGCATCGACACCTTCCTCGACCCGACCTCGGACCCACTCGGCGCGGGCTACAACATCATGCAAAGCCAGATCGCCCTCGGTTCGGGCGGCTGGTCGGGCAGGGGCTTCATGCAGGGCACGCAGTCGCGGCTGAACTTCCTGCCCGAAAAGCATACCGACTTCATCTTCACCGTGCTGGCCGAGGAATTCGGCTTCATCGGGGCCATGTCGCTTCTGGCGCTTTACGTGCTGATCCTCGGCTTCTGCCTGCATTCGGCGCTGACCAACCGCGACCGCTTCGCCAGCCTTCTGACCATCGGCATCGCCGGCACCTTCTTCCTCTATTTCGCCATCAACATGGCGACGGTGATGGGGATGCTGCCGGCCAAGGGCTCGCCCCTGCCGCTGGTCAGCTATGGCGGCACGGCCATGATCATCTTGCTCCTCGGCTTCGGCATGGTGCAGTCTGCGCATGTCCATCGGCCAAGATGA
- the mrdA gene encoding penicillin-binding protein 2, which produces MRKSPAEILESTRLIGRRGLMLGGIQLGVVSALGLKMRSMQLDHADEYRMLSDGNSIKLRLIPPARGLIHDRNGIIVAGNEQNYRVTLTREDAGGDVRTVLDRLAHLIPITPERMDELLAEFRKRSAITPIAVADRLNWEQFSSIAVNAPSLPGVTLEAGLSRVYPRGGDLAHAMGYVGPVSDYDLSKIEDPDPVLMLPEFQLGKVGIEAKLEEVLRGHAGARRVEVNSAGREMRELSRQEGQQGATVQLTIDARLQNYAAQRLGQESAAAVVMDVQTGDILAISSSPVFDPNLFVRGISGPDYRALMEHDHRPLADKTVQGVYPPGSTFKMVTLLAGLDSGVINGGAGYYCPGYTELGTRKFHCWRNGGHGHVGIVASLEQSCDVFYYELAQRVGIDRIAAMARKLGIGVRHDLPMSAVAEGIAPDREWKKARYDQEWRIGDSLNASIGQGYVLASPLQLAVMAARVATGRNVQPRLIRAIDGVPQPMTEAEDLGLNPAHLDLARKGMDAVMNSNRGTAQRSRIIAPEWRMAGKTGTSQVRNITTAERARGVTKNEQLPWNRRDHALFVCYAPYDNPRYAVSLVVEHGGGGSAVAAPVARDIMLFALAGGLPPLSAVPDGERAAMEERHKLMTLIAPDDQPASGSSRA; this is translated from the coding sequence ATGCGCAAATCGCCCGCCGAGATTCTGGAAAGCACCCGCCTGATCGGCCGGCGCGGGCTGATGCTGGGCGGCATCCAGCTGGGCGTGGTCTCGGCGCTGGGGCTGAAGATGCGCTCGATGCAGCTCGACCATGCCGATGAATACCGGATGCTTTCCGACGGCAACTCGATCAAGCTCAGGCTGATCCCGCCGGCGCGCGGGCTGATTCATGACCGCAATGGCATCATCGTCGCCGGGAACGAGCAGAATTACCGCGTCACCCTGACCCGCGAGGATGCCGGCGGCGATGTCCGCACCGTGCTGGACCGGCTGGCGCATCTGATCCCGATCACGCCCGAGCGGATGGACGAGCTTCTGGCCGAGTTCCGCAAGCGCAGCGCCATCACCCCCATCGCCGTGGCCGACCGGCTGAACTGGGAGCAGTTCTCCTCGATCGCGGTCAATGCCCCCTCGCTGCCCGGCGTGACGCTGGAGGCCGGCCTGTCGCGGGTCTATCCGCGCGGTGGCGACCTGGCCCATGCGATGGGCTATGTTGGCCCGGTCTCGGATTACGACCTGTCGAAGATCGAGGACCCCGACCCGGTGCTGATGCTGCCCGAGTTCCAGCTGGGCAAGGTCGGCATCGAGGCCAAGCTGGAAGAGGTGCTGCGCGGCCATGCCGGCGCCCGCCGGGTCGAGGTGAACAGCGCCGGGCGCGAGATGCGCGAGCTGAGCCGGCAGGAGGGCCAGCAGGGCGCCACGGTGCAGCTGACCATCGATGCGAGGCTGCAGAATTACGCGGCGCAGCGGCTGGGGCAGGAAAGCGCGGCGGCCGTGGTCATGGATGTGCAGACCGGCGATATCCTGGCGATCTCCTCCTCGCCGGTTTTCGATCCGAACCTCTTCGTGCGCGGCATTTCCGGCCCCGACTACCGGGCGCTGATGGAGCACGACCACCGCCCGCTGGCCGACAAGACCGTGCAGGGGGTCTATCCCCCCGGCTCGACTTTCAAGATGGTCACGCTGCTGGCCGGGCTCGATTCCGGCGTGATCAATGGCGGCGCGGGCTATTACTGCCCCGGCTATACCGAACTCGGCACCCGGAAATTTCACTGCTGGCGCAACGGCGGACATGGCCATGTCGGCATTGTCGCCAGCCTCGAGCAAAGCTGCGACGTGTTCTATTACGAGCTGGCGCAGCGCGTCGGCATCGACCGCATCGCCGCCATGGCCCGCAAGCTGGGGATCGGTGTGCGCCATGACCTGCCGATGTCCGCCGTGGCCGAGGGCATCGCCCCTGACCGCGAGTGGAAGAAGGCCCGCTATGACCAGGAATGGCGGATCGGCGACAGCCTCAACGCCTCGATCGGGCAGGGCTATGTGCTGGCCTCGCCGCTGCAACTGGCGGTGATGGCGGCGCGCGTGGCGACCGGGCGCAATGTCCAGCCGCGGCTGATCCGCGCCATCGACGGCGTGCCGCAGCCCATGACCGAGGCCGAGGATCTGGGCCTGAACCCGGCGCATCTGGATCTTGCGCGCAAGGGCATGGATGCGGTGATGAACTCCAATCGCGGCACGGCGCAGCGCTCGCGCATCATCGCCCCGGAATGGCGCATGGCCGGCAAGACCGGCACCAGCCAGGTCCGCAACATTACCACCGCCGAGCGCGCCCGTGGCGTCACCAAGAACGAGCAATTGCCCTGGAATCGCCGCGACCACGCGCTGTTCGTCTGCTATGCCCCCTATGACAACCCGCGCTACGCGGTGTCGCTGGTGGTGGAGCATGGCGGCGGCGGCTCGGCCGTGGCCGCACCGGTGGCCCGCGACATCATGCTGTTCGCGCTGGCCGGTGGCCTGCCGCCGCTCTCGGCCGTGCCCGATGGCGAGCGCGCGGCGATGGAAGAGCGCCACAAGCTGATGACCCTGATTGCCCCCGACGACCAGCCCGCCTCGGGCAGCAGCCGGGCCTGA
- a CDS encoding rod shape-determining protein MreD — protein sequence MVDPQLREVLGGAALYVLCFMAILFLRILPLNLGFMGWPGPDLALCLTFAWVLRRPDRLPALLIAVMFLVEDILLMRPIGLGAAIVLVATETARLREARWRDQPFMVEWLRVGLLLGAMMLGYRFVQILFLLPVPALGQVILQFIATLAAYPLVVVTAQWLFGLRRVSPAEADMNRYR from the coding sequence ATGGTTGACCCGCAGCTGCGCGAGGTGCTGGGGGGCGCGGCGCTTTATGTCCTGTGTTTCATGGCGATCCTGTTCCTGCGCATCCTGCCATTGAACCTCGGGTTCATGGGCTGGCCCGGACCCGATCTGGCGTTGTGCCTGACCTTCGCCTGGGTGCTCAGGCGACCGGACCGGCTGCCGGCGCTGCTCATTGCCGTGATGTTCCTGGTCGAGGACATCCTGCTGATGCGCCCGATCGGCCTCGGCGCCGCCATCGTGCTTGTGGCGACCGAGACCGCACGTCTGCGCGAGGCCCGTTGGCGGGACCAGCCTTTCATGGTTGAATGGCTGCGCGTCGGGCTGCTGCTCGGGGCGATGATGCTGGGCTACCGTTTCGTGCAGATCCTGTTCCTGCTGCCGGTACCGGCGCTGGGGCAGGTGATCCTGCAATTCATCGCCACGCTGGCCGCCTATCCGCTGGTGGTGGTCACGGCGCAGTGGCTGTTCGGACTGCGCCGTGTCAGCCCGGCGGAAGCCGACATGAACCGATACCGCTAG
- the mreC gene encoding rod shape-determining protein MreC produces MARKGYDFATPVRRVLIALLALVLIALFLFWRIDSPRAERMRTQMIDRFVPGFEWALVPVTQVSEMISGFQSYARLYEQNQELRRELQKMSAWKEAAVQLEQENAKLLAQNNVRIDPALTSVSGMVLTDSGTAFRQSVLLNVGQRDGIVDGWATMDGLGLVGRISGVGRQTSRVVLLTDPSSRVPVTIQPSGRRALLTGDNTPLPVLDFLEGIENVRPGDRVVTSGDGGVFPSALLVGQVVQASDGRLRLRMAADYDRLEFLRVLRSHPAELLEDAGALIPPGDAGFIGPMMPENPAAEDATVGSIGAGSDG; encoded by the coding sequence ATGGCGCGCAAGGGATATGATTTCGCCACACCCGTCCGGCGCGTGCTGATCGCGCTGCTGGCGCTGGTGTTGATCGCGCTGTTCCTGTTCTGGCGCATCGACAGCCCGCGGGCCGAGCGGATGCGCACGCAGATGATCGACCGCTTCGTGCCCGGCTTCGAATGGGCGCTGGTGCCGGTGACGCAGGTCTCCGAGATGATCTCGGGTTTTCAAAGCTACGCCCGTCTTTACGAGCAGAACCAGGAACTTCGCCGCGAACTGCAGAAAATGTCCGCGTGGAAGGAAGCCGCCGTCCAGCTCGAGCAGGAAAACGCCAAGCTTCTGGCGCAGAACAATGTCCGCATCGACCCGGCTCTGACCTCGGTCTCGGGCATGGTGCTGACCGACAGCGGCACGGCCTTCCGGCAATCGGTGTTGCTCAACGTGGGCCAGCGCGACGGCATCGTCGATGGCTGGGCGACGATGGACGGGCTGGGGCTGGTGGGGCGGATCTCGGGCGTTGGTCGCCAGACCAGCCGGGTGGTGCTGCTGACCGATCCCTCGTCGCGGGTGCCGGTGACGATCCAGCCCTCGGGCCGGCGGGCGCTCTTGACCGGCGACAACACGCCGCTGCCAGTGCTGGATTTCCTCGAGGGGATCGAGAACGTGCGGCCCGGTGACCGGGTGGTGACCTCGGGTGATGGCGGGGTCTTCCCCTCGGCGCTGTTGGTCGGGCAGGTGGTGCAGGCCAGTGACGGGCGCCTGCGCCTGCGCATGGCGGCCGATTACGACCGGCTGGAATTCCTGCGCGTGCTGCGCTCGCACCCGGCCGAACTGCTGGAGGATGCGGGCGCGCTGATCCCGCCGGGCGATGCCGGTTTCATCGGCCCGATGATGCCCGAGAACCCAGCCGCCGAGGATGCCACGGTCGGCAGCATCGGGGCCGGCAGCGATGGTTGA
- a CDS encoding rod shape-determining protein yields the protein MAFGGLFSTDIAIDLGTANTLIYVKGKGIILNEPSVVAYHVKDGKKQVLAVGEDAKLMLGRTPGSIEAIRPMREGVIADFDSAEEMIKHFIKKVFKRTTFSKPKIIVCVPHGATPVEKRAIRQSVLSAGARKAGLIAEPIAAAIGAGMPITEPTGSMVVDIGGGTTEVAVLSLGDVVYARSVRIGGDRMDEAIINHLRRSQNLLIGDSTAERIKTSIGTARMPEDGRGATLMVRGRDLLNGIPKEIEISQAMVAEALTEPVQAICEAVMVALEATPPDLAADIVDRGVILTGGGAMLGELDLALREQTGLSISLADQPMSCVALGTGKALEFEKQLRHVIDYDS from the coding sequence ATGGCATTCGGCGGGTTGTTTTCGACCGATATCGCGATTGATCTGGGGACGGCGAACACGCTGATCTATGTCAAGGGCAAGGGCATCATCCTGAACGAGCCCTCGGTGGTCGCCTATCACGTCAAGGACGGCAAGAAGCAGGTTCTGGCCGTCGGCGAGGATGCCAAGCTGATGCTGGGCCGGACCCCGGGCAGCATCGAGGCCATCCGCCCGATGCGCGAGGGCGTCATCGCGGATTTCGACAGCGCCGAGGAAATGATCAAGCATTTCATCAAGAAGGTGTTCAAGCGCACGACCTTCTCGAAGCCGAAGATCATCGTCTGCGTGCCGCATGGCGCCACCCCGGTCGAGAAACGCGCCATCCGCCAGTCGGTCCTGTCCGCCGGTGCCCGCAAGGCAGGCCTGATCGCCGAACCTATCGCCGCAGCCATCGGTGCCGGCATGCCGATCACCGAGCCGACCGGCTCGATGGTCGTGGATATCGGCGGCGGCACTACCGAGGTCGCCGTGCTGTCGCTGGGTGATGTCGTTTACGCCCGCTCGGTCCGCATCGGCGGTGACCGCATGGACGAGGCGATCATCAACCACCTGCGCCGCAGCCAGAACCTGCTGATCGGCGACAGCACCGCCGAGCGCATCAAGACCTCGATCGGCACGGCCCGGATGCCCGAAGATGGCCGGGGTGCGACGCTGATGGTGCGTGGCCGCGACCTGCTGAACGGCATCCCCAAGGAAATCGAGATCAGCCAGGCGATGGTCGCCGAGGCGCTGACCGAGCCGGTGCAGGCCATCTGCGAGGCGGTGATGGTCGCGCTGGAAGCCACGCCCCCGGACCTCGCCGCCGACATCGTCGATCGCGGCGTGATCCTGACCGGTGGCGGCGCCATGCTGGGCGAGCTGGACCTGGCGCTGCGCGAGCAGACCGGCCTGTCGATCAGCCTCGCCGACCAGCCGATGAGCTGCGTGGCGCTTGGCACCGGCAAGGCGTTGGAATTCGAGAAACAGCTGCGCCACGTGATAGACTACGACAGCTGA
- a CDS encoding glycosyltransferase, producing the protein MIFIRFSFIGHSDWMRWRKKGHGGTDAETVAAALYTEARMARRFWSFEHITLPSLMNQTDKEFLFVLLTSPEMPRHHQDRLAALIAPLPGATLLVSDAPSVEEALLEPLDAFNATTDHLVQLRLDDDDGISVNFIARLRENARKMAGFKTYAISQCRGLTLHNWDGAPRALRMTHLPFVGIGTAARMPRGLSIFHFSHVGLSRNLPSLQDPRDVNFFHQRWTGSDTDKGPGINRKAEREAGEQELRRALRKEFPYLAPLNLLGPETRGGADRPRDGETRTAPPAA; encoded by the coding sequence GTGATCTTCATCCGCTTTTCCTTCATCGGTCACAGTGACTGGATGCGCTGGCGCAAGAAGGGTCATGGCGGCACCGATGCCGAAACGGTGGCCGCGGCGCTCTATACCGAAGCGCGGATGGCGCGGCGTTTCTGGTCCTTCGAGCACATCACCCTGCCCTCTCTCATGAACCAGACCGACAAGGAGTTCCTGTTTGTCCTGCTGACCTCGCCCGAGATGCCCCGGCACCATCAGGATCGGCTGGCGGCCCTGATCGCGCCGCTGCCCGGCGCCACGCTGCTGGTCTCGGACGCGCCTTCGGTCGAGGAGGCCCTGCTTGAGCCGCTGGATGCCTTCAACGCCACGACCGATCACCTCGTACAGTTGCGGCTCGATGATGATGACGGGATCTCGGTGAACTTCATCGCCCGGCTGCGCGAGAATGCCCGCAAGATGGCCGGCTTCAAGACCTATGCCATCTCGCAATGCCGGGGCCTGACGCTGCACAACTGGGATGGCGCGCCGCGCGCGCTCAGGATGACGCATCTGCCCTTCGTCGGCATCGGCACGGCAGCGCGGATGCCGCGCGGGCTGTCGATCTTTCATTTCAGCCATGTCGGCCTGTCGCGCAACCTGCCCTCGCTGCAGGATCCGCGCGATGTGAATTTCTTCCACCAACGCTGGACCGGCAGCGATACCGACAAGGGACCGGGCATCAACCGCAAGGCCGAACGCGAGGCGGGCGAGCAGGAGTTGCGCCGGGCCTTGCGCAAGGAATTCCCCTATCTCGCGCCGCTGAACCTGCTGGGGCCGGAAACACGCGGGGGCGCCGATCGGCCCCGCGATGGCGAGACCCGAACGGCGCCCCCGGCAGCCTGA